Proteins encoded in a region of the Vibrio ponticus genome:
- a CDS encoding amino acid ABC transporter permease, producing MKPTISEVSQAPSSKASLLYNPTFRSVAFQIIAVSALAFFIYTIVNNALTNLDSRGIATGFGFLDQEAGFGIGLSLIEYDETFSYGRTFWVGLLNTALVSFLGIIVATVLGFAIGIARLSSNWLVSRLAAVYIEVFRNIPLLLQIFFWYFAVLQALPSPRQSISLGEAIFVNVRGLFFPAPVLEQGAMVVIGVLVVGIIATFVINIWANNRQKLTGQQTPMFRIALGLIVILPVVVYFIMGSPISAEYPELKGFNFRGGISIIPELAALLLALSIYTASFIAEIVRSGINAVSHGQTEAAMSLGLPRSKTLKLVVIPQALRIIIPPLTSQYLNLTKNSSLAMAIGYPDLVSVFAGTTLNQTGQAIEIIAMTMGVYLTLSLLTSALMNLYNRKVALVER from the coding sequence ATGAAACCTACTATTAGCGAGGTTAGCCAGGCACCATCGTCTAAAGCTAGCCTACTCTATAATCCCACTTTTCGATCAGTCGCTTTTCAGATCATTGCTGTAAGTGCACTGGCCTTTTTTATCTACACTATTGTTAACAATGCACTTACCAATCTAGATTCACGTGGCATCGCCACTGGATTTGGTTTCCTCGACCAAGAAGCAGGCTTTGGGATTGGCCTTTCGCTGATTGAGTATGATGAAACCTTCTCGTACGGACGTACTTTCTGGGTAGGTCTACTGAATACCGCTTTGGTATCGTTCTTAGGTATTATCGTCGCAACCGTGCTCGGTTTTGCCATCGGTATTGCACGTCTATCATCAAACTGGTTAGTCAGCCGTTTAGCTGCTGTCTACATCGAAGTATTTCGTAATATACCCCTATTGTTGCAAATCTTTTTCTGGTATTTCGCGGTACTTCAAGCACTACCTTCACCAAGACAAAGTATTAGCTTGGGAGAGGCGATTTTCGTCAACGTACGTGGGTTGTTCTTCCCTGCACCTGTTCTAGAGCAAGGCGCAATGGTTGTCATCGGTGTGCTTGTCGTTGGTATTATCGCGACGTTCGTGATTAATATATGGGCAAACAACCGTCAGAAACTTACCGGGCAACAAACTCCAATGTTCCGCATCGCTCTGGGCTTAATTGTTATCTTGCCAGTAGTTGTTTACTTCATTATGGGTTCGCCAATTTCTGCCGAGTACCCTGAATTGAAAGGCTTTAACTTCCGCGGTGGTATTAGCATTATTCCTGAACTTGCTGCGTTACTATTGGCACTAAGTATCTACACAGCTTCATTTATTGCCGAAATTGTACGCTCTGGTATTAATGCAGTTAGCCATGGACAAACAGAGGCAGCGATGTCGCTTGGTTTGCCACGCTCGAAAACGCTTAAGCTGGTGGTTATTCCGCAAGCGCTTAGAATCATCATTCCTCCACTTACCAGCCAGTACTTAAACCTCACTAAGAACTCATCGCTTGCCATGGCGATCGGTTACCCTGATTTGGTTTCTGTTTTTGCCGGTACCACACTCAACCAGACTGGACAAGCGATTGAAATCATCGCAATGACCATGGGTGTTTATCTGACCCTAAGTCTACTCACCTCTGCTCTGATGAACTTGTATAACCGTAAAGTGGCGTTAGTGGAGAGATAA
- a CDS encoding amino acid ABC transporter permease gives MKIHQFQPDLPPPSNTIGVVGWLRRNLFNGPVNSIVSLILGYFMVVGLWSVAEWALINADWVGSTRNDCTREGACWVFISVRWEQFMYGFYPEAELWRPRLFYATLALFTILLAYEGTPKRTWIWLFFVNVYPFIAAGLLYGGVFGLEVVETHKWGGLLVTLIIALVGIVVSLPIGVALALGRRSEMPIIRSICTVYIEVWRGVPLITVLFMASVMLPLFLSEGSETNKLIRALIGVVMFASAYMAEVVRGGLQAIPKGQYEAADALGLTYWKKMGLIILPQALKITIPSIVNTFIGLFKDTSLVLIIGMFDVLGIGQAANTDPEWLGFATESYVFVALVFWVFCFGMSRYSIWLENKLHTGHKR, from the coding sequence ATGAAGATACATCAATTTCAGCCCGATTTACCGCCACCATCAAACACCATTGGTGTGGTTGGCTGGTTACGTCGTAACTTATTCAATGGCCCCGTTAACTCTATAGTTAGCTTAATTCTTGGTTACTTTATGGTGGTAGGCTTATGGTCTGTTGCTGAGTGGGCATTAATCAACGCCGACTGGGTTGGCTCGACTCGTAACGACTGTACTCGCGAAGGGGCATGTTGGGTATTTATCAGTGTGCGTTGGGAGCAATTTATGTATGGCTTCTACCCAGAAGCCGAGCTGTGGCGCCCTCGCCTGTTTTACGCAACACTCGCCCTATTTACGATCTTACTCGCCTACGAAGGTACACCGAAGCGCACTTGGATTTGGTTATTCTTTGTAAACGTCTATCCGTTTATCGCCGCAGGTTTACTGTATGGTGGCGTGTTCGGTCTTGAGGTCGTAGAAACCCACAAATGGGGTGGCTTGCTGGTTACGCTAATTATCGCTCTTGTCGGTATTGTGGTTTCTCTGCCGATTGGTGTGGCGCTTGCGCTCGGTCGACGTTCAGAGATGCCAATTATTCGCAGCATCTGTACGGTCTATATCGAGGTTTGGCGTGGTGTGCCGCTGATTACGGTGCTATTTATGGCATCCGTCATGCTACCACTGTTCCTTTCCGAAGGTTCTGAAACCAACAAGCTTATTCGTGCGCTTATCGGTGTAGTTATGTTTGCCTCAGCGTATATGGCAGAAGTGGTTCGCGGTGGTTTGCAAGCAATACCAAAAGGTCAGTATGAAGCAGCCGACGCTTTAGGCTTAACTTACTGGAAAAAAATGGGTCTGATCATTTTGCCGCAAGCTTTAAAGATCACCATCCCTTCCATCGTAAATACCTTCATTGGCTTATTTAAAGACACCAGTCTGGTACTCATCATCGGCATGTTCGATGTGTTAGGCATAGGGCAAGCCGCTAACACTGACCCTGAGTGGTTAGGCTTTGCCACCGAAAGTTATGTATTTGTCGCGTTAGTGTTCTGGGTATTTTGTTTTGGCATGTCGCGTTATTCGATATGGCTAGAGAACAAACTCCATACCGGCCACAAACGATAA
- a CDS encoding Ig-like domain-containing protein yields the protein MKVTHLTTTANLVGGQSIVIGINGELRLLNEGEVPLPGELIITNSPNSGINAGSVEIFQQAQDQVLDITQDVNDILTAIEQGEDPTALDPDIAPAAGGAQGSSIGLSGTVSRDGAETQPQTLFLTEASGTLNLSTTQSLGLLSVLSLPAAPLPTVPTLPPTAVDDPQPFALIRGNMTLTNSGSVGWDDVTLFAEFDGQAVKVVEDYLDRLGVHGTDIPGGPYKQVQYDRESQQSETLSIKFGKAATQGQVAITNLFADERRVSDDDKPNNEVGVWVAYLNGTVAGSGAFEAGVSDKQIVVLDTNGNAFDEVVFYASEYSSGGHSSIDNDSSDYFVAGIEVSSEGYYATNANQVLRIPITEILSNDSDPKGTALAVSRVEVDPSVGRAQIVGDYIEFTPSSGMVGAGEIAYQVVDGDGEVASANIAILVNATVEPARMASLELQADSVYEGEPLIYAVQLDKPTIAESRYHYSFELLNGTDNEDINLDQVSFTNGVTIDTTGVLLVPLGVDRFDIVLPTRLDTVADSGEIVALNIASPPGGDLQTAEGTILDRVEPLIDVSHELIQGDITLDATDARSWNSANIEVSFAGVPARLAMNSVTGRLGILNGAPEGGPRKQIQFDRESGESEKLAIQFDTPATSGSFLISKLFDAEGNGDANHEAGTWVAKLNGESVASGQFDGGVNPGGGRTLFTIDTQGLAFDQVIFSATEYSGGINGAVDNDSSDYYLEGLKVSATHQFAIQETLSGTQPSYLTIPASHLFSRIGGSSDAGYQIVSASLTHLPAGLVSIDANGNIVFEAEHGFIGETNVEFAVLQPDGVVRHGYLEISVVERVANSSVETIIAVQDVLGEGDEVHFKVNLDKVTLDQAVFDVVLKQNTSDGTGETDIVARLADARFSHGVTASAAGQIHVPESVGEFEVFLPSDISTGSDGVRAVSLSIAGKQSSVDIFDTLHTATLLNDILQGDDGADLFQWVDQPWETTNRFSVSKFEVGTDKLDLSDILEDNLSLDEALAAINLVKSADNESVNLEVATKSADTIAIDIESDPMTSFDALSGETLLKSVLFNLPD from the coding sequence ATGAAAGTAACTCATTTAACAACAACTGCCAATTTGGTCGGAGGGCAATCGATTGTCATCGGAATAAATGGAGAGCTGCGGTTATTGAATGAAGGAGAAGTCCCTTTACCTGGCGAATTGATTATCACCAATAGCCCTAATAGTGGTATCAATGCTGGTTCTGTAGAGATATTTCAGCAAGCCCAAGATCAAGTTTTGGATATTACACAAGACGTAAATGACATTTTAACGGCAATCGAACAGGGTGAGGACCCAACGGCGCTTGACCCTGACATAGCGCCAGCAGCAGGAGGTGCGCAAGGTTCAAGTATCGGTCTTTCTGGTACCGTCTCTCGTGATGGTGCAGAAACGCAGCCGCAGACCCTATTTCTCACAGAAGCATCGGGAACGCTGAATTTATCAACCACGCAAAGCTTAGGTTTATTATCCGTTCTATCTTTACCTGCGGCACCTTTACCCACCGTCCCAACACTACCGCCAACGGCCGTTGATGATCCTCAGCCCTTTGCGCTTATCCGTGGCAATATGACATTAACAAACAGTGGTAGCGTCGGTTGGGATGACGTTACTTTGTTTGCTGAGTTCGATGGACAAGCAGTCAAGGTTGTCGAAGATTACCTTGATCGCTTAGGAGTACATGGAACGGATATTCCCGGAGGACCATACAAGCAGGTTCAATATGATAGAGAGTCGCAGCAATCCGAAACATTAAGCATAAAATTTGGCAAAGCGGCTACACAAGGACAGGTTGCGATAACTAATTTGTTCGCTGATGAGAGGCGAGTCTCCGATGACGATAAGCCGAATAATGAAGTTGGCGTTTGGGTTGCATACCTCAACGGCACGGTCGCTGGAAGTGGGGCGTTTGAGGCGGGTGTTAGTGATAAACAGATTGTCGTTCTTGATACTAATGGTAATGCATTTGATGAAGTGGTTTTTTATGCCAGTGAATACAGTTCCGGTGGGCATAGCTCAATAGATAACGATTCGTCTGACTATTTTGTCGCCGGTATCGAAGTCTCGTCAGAGGGCTATTATGCCACGAATGCTAATCAAGTTTTGCGAATTCCTATTACAGAGATCTTGAGTAACGATTCTGACCCGAAAGGGACGGCTCTAGCCGTTAGTCGAGTCGAGGTAGATCCAAGCGTTGGTCGCGCGCAAATTGTCGGTGATTACATTGAATTTACCCCATCATCAGGGATGGTGGGAGCTGGAGAGATTGCGTATCAGGTTGTGGATGGTGATGGTGAAGTTGCTAGCGCTAATATCGCTATCTTAGTGAATGCAACGGTGGAACCCGCGCGGATGGCTTCACTAGAATTGCAAGCGGATTCTGTTTATGAGGGGGAACCGTTGATTTATGCGGTTCAACTGGATAAGCCGACCATCGCTGAAAGTAGATATCATTATTCGTTTGAGCTGCTAAATGGGACTGATAATGAGGATATTAACTTAGATCAAGTCTCTTTTACCAATGGGGTCACCATTGATACAACCGGTGTTCTATTGGTACCACTGGGCGTTGATAGGTTTGATATTGTACTGCCTACACGTTTGGACACGGTTGCAGATAGTGGTGAGATAGTGGCACTAAACATTGCAAGTCCACCAGGTGGTGATTTACAAACTGCGGAGGGAACCATTCTTGATAGAGTTGAGCCACTTATCGACGTGTCGCATGAATTGATTCAGGGAGACATCACCCTGGATGCTACAGATGCTAGAAGCTGGAATAGCGCAAATATTGAAGTCAGTTTTGCTGGTGTTCCTGCACGTTTAGCGATGAACTCAGTGACAGGTCGATTAGGTATTTTAAATGGCGCCCCAGAAGGGGGACCTCGTAAGCAAATTCAGTTTGATCGTGAATCAGGAGAATCAGAGAAGCTCGCGATTCAATTTGATACACCAGCAACTTCTGGCAGTTTTCTGATCAGTAAATTGTTTGATGCGGAAGGTAATGGTGACGCGAATCATGAAGCCGGTACTTGGGTTGCAAAGCTAAATGGTGAATCAGTCGCCAGCGGGCAATTTGATGGAGGAGTGAACCCCGGTGGGGGGCGTACTTTGTTTACTATCGACACTCAAGGGCTGGCTTTTGATCAAGTGATTTTCTCAGCGACTGAATACAGTGGCGGGATTAATGGTGCGGTAGATAATGACTCGTCAGATTATTATCTTGAAGGGTTAAAAGTGAGTGCGACTCATCAGTTTGCCATACAAGAAACGCTCTCTGGGACTCAACCATCTTATCTTACTATTCCCGCCTCACATCTATTTAGCCGCATTGGCGGTTCCTCTGATGCAGGTTATCAGATTGTTTCGGCAAGTTTGACTCATCTGCCAGCCGGTTTGGTTTCAATTGATGCAAATGGCAATATTGTATTTGAGGCTGAGCATGGTTTTATTGGTGAAACAAACGTTGAATTTGCGGTCTTGCAACCTGATGGTGTGGTTCGACACGGATATCTGGAAATATCGGTGGTCGAGCGGGTGGCGAACTCGTCAGTAGAGACCATTATTGCTGTACAAGATGTGCTGGGTGAAGGTGATGAAGTGCATTTTAAGGTCAATTTGGATAAGGTGACACTTGATCAGGCAGTGTTCGATGTCGTACTTAAGCAAAATACCAGTGATGGCACAGGTGAAACAGACATCGTTGCAAGGCTTGCTGATGCGCGCTTTAGTCATGGCGTAACAGCGTCAGCGGCGGGACAGATTCATGTTCCAGAGAGTGTGGGAGAGTTTGAGGTTTTCTTGCCTTCTGATATCAGTACTGGGTCAGATGGAGTTCGTGCGGTATCTTTGTCAATTGCGGGTAAGCAATCAAGCGTTGATATTTTTGACACACTGCATACAGCGACACTGCTGAATGACATATTGCAGGGAGATGACGGAGCAGATCTGTTTCAATGGGTCGATCAACCTTGGGAGACCACGAATCGTTTTAGTGTGTCTAAGTTTGAAGTGGGTACCGATAAGCTCGATTTGTCAGATATCTTGGAAGACAATCTGTCATTGGATGAGGCGTTAGCGGCAATTAATCTCGTCAAAAGTGCCGATAATGAATCTGTGAATCTTGAGGTTGCTACGAAAAGTGCTGATACGATTGCAATAGATATTGAGAGTGATCCAATGACGAGTTTTGACGCGCTTTCGGGAGAGACATTGTTGAAGAGTGTACTTTTCAATTTACCTGATTAA
- a CDS encoding TusE/DsrC/DsvC family sulfur relay protein, translated as MFEYNGKQIETDAQGYLLDHTQWEEGMIEVLAEQEGIELTDAHLEVVHFVREFYQEFNTSPAVRMLVKAMEKSHGPEKGNSKYLFKLFKEGPAKQATKLAGLPKPAKCL; from the coding sequence ATGTTTGAATATAACGGCAAGCAAATCGAAACGGACGCACAAGGTTACCTTCTCGACCATACTCAGTGGGAAGAAGGCATGATTGAGGTACTTGCGGAGCAAGAAGGCATTGAACTTACAGATGCACACCTAGAAGTGGTGCACTTTGTTCGTGAGTTCTATCAAGAATTTAATACATCACCGGCAGTACGAATGCTGGTGAAAGCGATGGAAAAATCGCACGGTCCAGAAAAAGGCAACAGCAAATACCTGTTTAAGCTTTTTAAAGAAGGTCCGGCTAAACAAGCAACGAAACTTGCTGGGCTGCCAAAACCAGCCAAGTGCTTATAA
- the yccX gene encoding acylphosphatase translates to MAQRCVKFVVEGRVQGVGFRYQTAYFALKVGVTGYAKNLWDGDVEVMVCGNDAQLERMDEYLQDGPPSARVDNLSRESVDFKHFKGFDIL, encoded by the coding sequence ATGGCACAACGATGTGTGAAATTTGTGGTAGAGGGCAGAGTTCAGGGAGTTGGCTTTCGTTATCAAACCGCTTACTTTGCTTTAAAAGTGGGGGTAACCGGGTATGCCAAGAATTTATGGGATGGTGATGTTGAGGTGATGGTGTGTGGTAATGACGCACAGCTAGAAAGAATGGATGAATATTTACAAGATGGTCCACCAAGTGCACGAGTGGATAATTTGAGTCGAGAAAGCGTCGATTTTAAGCACTTCAAAGGTTTTGATATCCTGTGA
- a CDS encoding methyl-accepting chemotaxis protein — translation MKEIPFRWIDKYLIHLTIQEKFYLLFLLPFSALVILTVILNSASGAMTESLYQEELLLVKSLIEAGNLSQSDVATLLSTSSTISIGFGPDAIAVNGGQYSLVANHKQNLWTALSTFQVSIIIATLSLIALGVYYIMTFIGGAMFTMNKALNTLADGDLTARMNFFKVRDEFSEIAITIDKVADREQNLVMSIQESIALMQQISSELNLATQESSQVSATQQEHLSSLASATEQMACTIREVATLAHDSSTQTNEARNIAQQGQSKVGHTLTSISHLSTEVQSASQAVAELDANAAQIDQVVTAINGISEQTNLLALNAAIEAARAGEQGRGFAVVADEVRALAGRTQQATVEIQSMIEALQRNSQSLTQLMETTVSSANEGQTLMSEVDSEIGELATRNQSISDSSTQIATAAEQQGVVADNIAASVDEIRNQSNTVCNMLEETRSHVEQLRAQSTTMENMLTGLKA, via the coding sequence ATGAAAGAAATCCCATTTCGTTGGATTGATAAGTATCTCATTCATTTAACAATTCAAGAGAAGTTTTACCTACTCTTCTTACTGCCATTTTCCGCTTTAGTCATTTTAACTGTGATTCTAAACAGTGCGTCGGGCGCAATGACTGAAAGCCTATATCAAGAAGAATTACTATTAGTAAAAAGCTTAATTGAAGCGGGAAATCTCTCTCAAAGTGACGTAGCGACACTATTAAGTACGTCAAGTACCATCAGCATTGGCTTTGGTCCTGACGCTATCGCAGTGAACGGCGGTCAATACAGCCTCGTTGCCAATCATAAGCAAAATTTGTGGACGGCACTTTCGACTTTCCAAGTCAGTATTATTATTGCCACTTTATCTCTGATTGCACTTGGCGTTTATTACATCATGACCTTTATCGGCGGTGCGATGTTCACCATGAATAAAGCTCTTAATACTTTAGCAGATGGTGACTTAACTGCTCGTATGAACTTCTTTAAAGTGCGTGACGAGTTTAGTGAAATCGCTATCACTATCGATAAGGTTGCCGATCGTGAACAAAACCTAGTGATGTCGATCCAAGAGTCGATTGCACTGATGCAACAAATCAGTTCAGAGCTTAACCTAGCGACGCAAGAAAGTTCGCAAGTATCAGCGACGCAGCAAGAGCACCTAAGCTCACTTGCGAGCGCGACTGAACAAATGGCGTGTACCATTCGCGAAGTCGCTACCCTTGCCCACGACTCTAGCACTCAGACTAACGAAGCGCGCAACATCGCTCAGCAAGGTCAAAGCAAAGTGGGTCATACGCTAACTTCAATTTCACACTTATCTACTGAAGTGCAATCAGCATCTCAGGCAGTTGCAGAACTGGATGCAAACGCGGCACAAATCGACCAAGTAGTCACCGCGATCAACGGCATTTCAGAACAAACCAATTTACTTGCACTTAACGCAGCAATCGAAGCCGCCCGCGCCGGTGAGCAAGGTCGCGGGTTCGCCGTGGTCGCCGATGAAGTTCGCGCTCTGGCAGGTAGAACACAACAAGCCACTGTTGAAATTCAATCGATGATTGAAGCGCTACAACGCAACAGCCAGTCACTCACACAGTTGATGGAAACTACCGTCTCCAGCGCCAACGAAGGTCAAACTTTAATGTCAGAAGTAGACAGTGAAATTGGCGAACTTGCTACTCGCAACCAAAGTATCTCAGACAGTTCAACTCAAATTGCCACCGCGGCTGAACAACAAGGGGTAGTCGCAGATAATATTGCCGCTAGCGTGGATGAAATTCGCAATCAATCGAATACGGTGTGCAATATGCTTGAAGAGACTCGCAGCCATGTGGAGCAACTTCGAGCACAAAGTACCACCATGGAGAATATGCTAACGGGGCTTAAAGCCTAA
- a CDS encoding amino acid ABC transporter ATP-binding protein yields the protein MTQQQDYMIEINDMNKWYGEFHVLKNINLKVQKGEKIVICGPSGSGKSTMIRCINRLEEHQKGHIFVSGNELTEDLKNIEAVRREVGMCFQHFNLFPHLTVLENCTLAPIWVKKMPKEEAEKIAMQYLERVKIPDQADKYPGQLSGGQQQRVAIARSLCMNPQVMLFDEPTSALDPEMVREVLDVMVELAEEGMTMLCVTHEMGFAKEVADRVIFMDAGEIIEENNPVDFFENPQSDRTQNFLAQILHH from the coding sequence ATGACGCAACAACAAGATTACATGATCGAAATTAACGACATGAACAAGTGGTACGGTGAGTTTCACGTACTAAAAAACATTAATCTGAAAGTTCAAAAAGGCGAAAAAATCGTTATTTGTGGTCCTTCGGGCTCAGGTAAATCGACCATGATTCGCTGTATCAACCGTTTGGAAGAACACCAAAAAGGTCATATCTTCGTTTCAGGTAATGAACTTACGGAAGATCTGAAAAACATTGAAGCAGTGCGCCGTGAAGTAGGCATGTGTTTTCAGCACTTTAATCTTTTCCCTCACCTGACAGTATTAGAAAACTGCACCCTAGCGCCAATTTGGGTCAAAAAAATGCCGAAAGAAGAAGCGGAAAAGATTGCAATGCAATACCTAGAGCGCGTAAAAATCCCTGACCAAGCTGATAAATACCCAGGTCAACTTTCTGGTGGTCAGCAACAACGTGTGGCTATCGCGCGTTCACTATGCATGAACCCTCAAGTGATGCTATTTGATGAGCCGACTTCTGCTCTCGACCCTGAGATGGTGCGCGAGGTGCTAGATGTAATGGTTGAGCTAGCAGAAGAAGGCATGACTATGCTGTGTGTAACACACGAGATGGGTTTTGCCAAAGAGGTTGCCGATCGCGTTATCTTTATGGATGCTGGCGAAATCATCGAAGAGAATAATCCAGTCGATTTCTTCGAAAACCCGCAGTCAGATCGAACACAAAACTTCCTTGCACAAATCCTCCACCATTAA
- a CDS encoding class I SAM-dependent methyltransferase, translating into MTPAIYLVKGRDKSLRRKHPWIFSRGIQRVEGEPQLGETVDVYSNDGQWLAKAAYSPNSQIRARVWSFEKQNIDKAFFVKRIQDAQLLREDVIERDGLTGYRLIAAESDGLPGITIDKYQDFLVCQLLSAGAEYQKQNLVDALIEVFPNANVYERSDVAVRKKEGLEETTGVLHGEMPPKSVVIEENGVKISVDIVGGHKTGFYLDQRDSRQQSMKYVKDKEVLNCFSYTGGFGLYALKGGAKRVINADVSQPALDTAKFNAEINEFDISKKRAVFLNADVFKLLREYRDQGTQFDVVVMDPPKFADSKAQLNGACRGYKDINMLAMQILKPGGTLLTYSCSGLMDQVLFQKIIADAAVDAGRQVKFVERFEQAADHPTDTAYPEGFYLKGFACKVL; encoded by the coding sequence ATGACACCAGCAATTTACCTAGTAAAAGGTCGAGACAAATCACTACGACGCAAACACCCATGGATTTTCTCTCGCGGTATCCAACGCGTAGAGGGTGAGCCTCAATTAGGTGAAACTGTTGATGTGTATAGCAATGATGGTCAATGGCTAGCAAAAGCAGCTTACTCACCAAACTCCCAGATTCGTGCACGAGTTTGGAGTTTCGAGAAACAAAACATCGACAAGGCATTCTTCGTAAAACGTATTCAAGATGCTCAACTGCTCCGTGAAGATGTTATCGAGCGCGATGGACTAACTGGTTACCGCCTAATCGCAGCTGAGTCTGATGGTCTGCCAGGAATTACTATTGATAAATATCAAGATTTCCTGGTGTGCCAATTACTAAGTGCGGGTGCGGAATACCAAAAACAAAACTTAGTCGATGCACTGATCGAAGTATTCCCAAATGCCAACGTATACGAACGTTCAGATGTTGCGGTGCGCAAAAAAGAAGGTTTAGAAGAGACAACTGGTGTACTGCACGGTGAAATGCCACCTAAATCTGTTGTGATTGAAGAGAACGGCGTAAAAATCAGTGTCGATATCGTAGGTGGTCACAAAACTGGTTTCTATCTTGACCAGCGCGATAGCCGTCAACAGTCAATGAAGTATGTCAAAGATAAAGAAGTACTAAACTGCTTCTCTTACACCGGTGGCTTTGGTCTTTACGCACTAAAAGGCGGCGCGAAGCGTGTTATCAATGCTGATGTTTCTCAACCAGCTCTAGATACAGCGAAGTTCAACGCAGAGATCAACGAATTTGATATCTCAAAGAAACGTGCGGTGTTCCTAAATGCTGACGTATTCAAACTGCTACGCGAGTACCGCGATCAAGGCACTCAGTTCGATGTTGTAGTAATGGATCCACCAAAGTTTGCAGATAGCAAAGCACAACTCAATGGTGCATGCCGTGGTTACAAAGATATCAACATGCTAGCTATGCAGATTTTAAAACCAGGCGGTACGCTATTAACGTACTCATGCTCGGGTTTAATGGACCAAGTACTGTTCCAAAAAATCATTGCTGATGCGGCAGTAGATGCAGGTCGTCAGGTGAAATTTGTTGAACGCTTCGAGCAAGCAGCAGACCACCCAACCGACACCGCATACCCAGAAGGTTTCTACCTGAAAGGCTTTGCGTGTAAAGTACTGTAA
- a CDS encoding Bax inhibitor-1/YccA family protein, whose product MNSPMFTRSTSATNTLEINKTLKNTYFLLSMTLVTSAIAAMFTMAIGISPIMALVMQIAAIGILFFALPRSINSSMGIVWTFVFTTLMGGALGPMLTYYASIANGPSIIAQALGLTGMVFLGLSAYTISSKKDFSFMRNFLMAGLIIVIVAALINIFVGSTMGQLAISSMSALVFSGFILYDTSRIVRGEETNYVSATISMYLNILNLFTSLLSILGIMNDD is encoded by the coding sequence ATGAACAGTCCTATGTTTACTCGTTCTACAAGTGCAACTAACACACTTGAGATCAACAAAACCCTAAAGAATACTTACTTCTTGCTATCGATGACATTAGTAACCAGTGCAATTGCCGCTATGTTTACTATGGCTATCGGTATTTCTCCAATCATGGCATTAGTGATGCAAATCGCCGCTATCGGTATTCTTTTCTTCGCTCTGCCAAGAAGCATTAACTCATCAATGGGTATTGTATGGACATTTGTCTTCACTACTCTAATGGGTGGTGCACTTGGTCCAATGCTGACTTACTACGCTTCAATTGCAAACGGTCCATCTATCATCGCGCAAGCTCTAGGCTTAACAGGCATGGTATTCTTGGGTCTATCTGCTTACACCATTAGCAGCAAAAAAGATTTCTCTTTCATGCGTAATTTCCTAATGGCAGGTCTGATCATTGTTATCGTGGCAGCACTGATTAATATCTTTGTTGGTTCAACAATGGGCCAACTAGCGATCAGCAGCATGTCAGCACTTGTGTTCTCAGGCTTTATCCTTTACGACACAAGCCGCATTGTACGTGGCGAAGAAACTAATTACGTAAGCGCGACAATCTCTATGTACCTAAATATTCTTAACCTATTTACTAGCTTGTTAAGCATTCTAGGTATCATGAACGACGATTAA